One segment of Mastomys coucha isolate ucsf_1 unplaced genomic scaffold, UCSF_Mcou_1 pScaffold23, whole genome shotgun sequence DNA contains the following:
- the Bcl2a1 gene encoding bcl-2-related protein A1, whose product MADYEFMYIHSLAENYLQYVLQVPAFESSPSKTSRVLQRVASSVQKEVEENLKPYLDDFHVGSIDTARIIFNQVMEKEFEDGIINWGRIVTIFAFGGVLLKKLPQEQIALDVGAYKQVSSFVAEFIMNNTGEWIRQNGGWEDGFIKKFEPKSGWLTFLQMTGQIWEMLFLLKQHY is encoded by the exons ATGGCTGACTATGAGTTCATGTATATCCACTCCCTGGCTGAGAACTATCTTCAGTATGTCCTACAGGTACCTGCCTTTGAATCTTCTCCAAGCAAAACGTCCAGAGTGCTACAAAGAGTTGCTTCCTCTGTTCAGAAGGAAGTTGAAGAGAATCTGAAGCCATACTTGGACGACTTTCACGTGGGATCCATAGATACTGCCAGAATAATATTCAACCAAGTGATGgaaaaagaatttgaagatgGCATCATTAACTGGGGAAGGATTGTGACTATATTTGCCTTTGGGGGTGTTCTCCTCAAAAAACTTCCACAAGAGCAGATTGCCCTGGATGTAGGTGCTTACAAACAAGTTTCCAGTTTTGTGGCAGAATTCATAATGAATAACACAGGAGAGTGGATACGTCAGAATGGAGGCTGG GAAGATGGCTTCATAAAGAAGTTTGAACCCAAATCTGGCTGGCTGACTTTTCTGCAGATGACAGGGCAGATCTGGGAAATGCTCTTTCTCCTCAAGCAACACTACTGA